From Mucilaginibacter inviolabilis, a single genomic window includes:
- a CDS encoding cation:proton antiporter domain-containing protein produces the protein MTTYTTLIILSGLVIFSYLFDLLAGKTKIPSVILLLLLGIGLKQVVEYFNIPMLNFSLILPTLGTLGLILIVFEGALELRYNSDKNAIIKKAFFSALGILLLSAAVITGIIYYLTGESIYKCFVNAIPYCVVSSSIAIPSAANLIKSKKEFIIYESSFSDILTVVLFNFIVRNPKIDIGSFAKLGGELTGIILVAILSCLALLYVIGRLKHHIKSFLIISLLILVYSIGQSYHLSALIIVLALGLFLNNASQINFSWFRNTFIYPAFKHDIKQLHQLSAESAFLMRTFFFIVFGYTMNIRELNHIPVLLSAGAILLSIYIVRFLYIKLVSKTDLIPELFIVPRGLINVLLYYNLPADLRIPQVGASLLFVVVLGTSIILSLGLLITKRHATSQSQEFGDV, from the coding sequence TTGACTACATACACAACCCTTATTATACTCAGCGGACTGGTCATATTCTCGTACTTGTTTGATCTGCTGGCCGGTAAAACCAAAATTCCTTCGGTTATTTTATTACTGTTACTGGGTATCGGTTTAAAGCAGGTGGTAGAGTATTTTAATATTCCCATGCTCAATTTCTCGCTCATTCTGCCTACGCTGGGTACACTGGGTTTGATATTGATTGTATTTGAAGGGGCTTTGGAATTGCGGTACAATAGTGATAAAAATGCCATTATCAAAAAGGCATTCTTTTCGGCATTGGGTATATTATTACTGAGCGCTGCGGTCATCACCGGTATTATATACTATTTAACCGGCGAGAGTATTTATAAATGCTTTGTAAATGCCATCCCTTATTGTGTGGTGAGCTCATCTATCGCTATACCTTCCGCGGCTAATCTGATCAAAAGCAAAAAGGAGTTTATCATTTATGAATCTTCGTTCTCGGACATACTCACCGTGGTGTTGTTTAACTTTATAGTCAGAAACCCTAAAATCGATATAGGCTCATTTGCCAAATTGGGTGGAGAGCTTACCGGTATTATACTGGTGGCTATTCTATCGTGCCTGGCTCTGTTATATGTTATCGGACGACTAAAACATCATATCAAATCGTTCCTGATCATATCTTTATTGATCCTGGTTTATTCTATCGGCCAGTCGTATCACTTATCAGCGTTGATTATTGTACTGGCCTTGGGGCTGTTCCTGAACAATGCCAGTCAGATCAACTTTTCCTGGTTCAGAAACACGTTTATTTACCCGGCTTTTAAGCATGATATTAAGCAACTGCACCAGCTTTCGGCCGAGAGTGCTTTTTTGATGCGAACCTTCTTTTTTATTGTTTTTGGTTATACGATGAATATCCGCGAGTTGAATCATATACCGGTTTTACTAAGTGCCGGAGCTATTTTGCTTTCTATTTATATTGTGCGTTTCCTGTATATTAAACTAGTGTCAAAAACAGACCTGATACCTGAACTTTTTATTGTACCCCGCGGATTGATCAATGTACTGTTATATTATAACCTGCCCGCTGATTTGCGCATCCCGCAGGTTGGCGCCAGTTTATTATTTGTGGTGGTTTTGGGCACCAGTATTATATTGAGCCTTGGTTTGCTGATAACCAAACGACATGCCACAAGCCAAAGCCAGGAATTTGGCGATGTTTAG
- a CDS encoding GNAT family N-acetyltransferase: protein MTITTRLATFEDIPFLQQLIGASVRGLSTAYNTPNQIESAIKYIFGIDTQLIIDGTYYVAQVGDVIVGCGGWSKRNTLYGGDQHKDVEDPLLDPVTDAARIRAFFVHPDWARKGIGKHIMQVCENAAKENGFTNFQLGATLPGVPLYEVMGYRPLEHIEQPLPDGEVLPIVKMYKAS from the coding sequence ATGACTATTACTACACGCCTCGCTACTTTTGAGGATATACCTTTTTTACAGCAATTGATAGGGGCATCAGTACGCGGTTTGAGCACCGCTTACAATACCCCAAACCAGATAGAAAGTGCTATCAAATATATTTTCGGTATTGATACTCAGCTCATCATCGATGGTACATACTATGTGGCCCAGGTTGGCGATGTCATTGTGGGTTGCGGTGGCTGGAGCAAGCGTAATACGCTGTACGGTGGCGATCAGCATAAAGATGTAGAAGATCCGCTGCTTGATCCGGTAACAGATGCCGCCCGTATCCGCGCCTTTTTTGTACACCCAGATTGGGCCCGGAAAGGTATCGGCAAGCATATTATGCAGGTATGTGAAAATGCAGCTAAAGAGAATGGTTTTACCAACTTTCAATTGGGGGCCACTTTACCGGGTGTGCCGCTTTACGAGGTAATGGGCTATCGTCCGCTGGAGCATATTGAACAGCCTTTGCCCGATGGCGAAGTGCTGCCTATAGTAAAGATGTATAAGGCTTCGTAA
- a CDS encoding bifunctional helix-turn-helix domain-containing protein/methylated-DNA--[protein]-cysteine S-methyltransferase, whose amino-acid sequence MNTQEKINYDRIAEAINYIKLNFKNQPNLDDVAEKVHLSPFHFQRLFTDWAGISPKKFLQYLSLDYAKNLLKDKQATLFDTAFETGLSGTGRLHDLFINIEGMTPAEYKNGGKELDINYSFAESPFGNIIVASTSKGICYMAFADDREDAFSKLLEQFPNASYTQVVDVAQQDALHIFKKDWSELSNIKLHLKGTSFQLKVWETLLKIPMGDLSTYSDISKQIHQPNASRAVGSAIGANPVAFLIPCHRVIKSTGESGGYHWGPTRKSAIIGWEAALVNNEA is encoded by the coding sequence ATGAACACACAAGAAAAAATTAATTACGACCGTATCGCCGAGGCGATCAACTATATAAAGCTGAATTTCAAAAATCAACCCAACCTGGATGATGTGGCTGAAAAGGTGCATTTAAGTCCTTTCCACTTTCAGCGTTTATTTACCGATTGGGCAGGTATCAGTCCCAAGAAATTTTTGCAATACCTGAGCTTGGATTATGCCAAGAATCTGTTAAAAGATAAACAGGCAACTTTGTTTGACACCGCTTTTGAAACGGGTCTGTCAGGCACCGGCAGGCTGCACGATCTGTTTATCAACATTGAAGGTATGACCCCGGCCGAGTACAAAAATGGAGGTAAAGAGCTGGACATTAATTACAGCTTTGCCGAGAGCCCTTTTGGTAACATCATTGTAGCATCAACCTCCAAAGGCATTTGTTATATGGCTTTTGCTGATGACCGGGAAGATGCTTTTAGTAAGCTTTTGGAGCAATTCCCCAATGCCTCGTATACACAGGTGGTGGATGTGGCTCAGCAGGATGCGCTGCATATCTTTAAAAAGGATTGGTCGGAGCTGTCTAATATAAAGCTGCATCTGAAAGGTACCAGCTTTCAGCTTAAGGTATGGGAGACATTGTTAAAGATCCCCATGGGCGATCTGAGTACTTATTCCGATATCTCTAAGCAGATACATCAGCCTAATGCCAGCAGGGCGGTAGGCAGCGCGATAGGGGCTAACCCGGTTGCTTTCCTGATCCCTTGTCACCGGGTTATCAAATCAACCGGCGAATCTGGCGGATATCACTGGGGGCCAACCCGTAAATCGGCTATTATTGGCTGGGAAGCTGCTTTAGTTAACAACGAGGCTTAA
- a CDS encoding 2OG-Fe(II) oxygenase, which translates to MSIKERIAGLNWAGISNSMDSKGYALVKNVLRADECDNLTAQYTNEQLYRKTIVMEHHQYGLGEYKYFKYPLPTLIQQLRENVYPQLVPIANRWMQYLDKEQRFPDTLDELLEHCHEHEQLRPTPLILQYSQGGYNAMHQDLYGEVFFPMQLVFILDEPGHDYEGGEFILMEQKPRAQSRAMVLKPGKGDMLLFTTSYRPAKGSTGYHRINMKHGVGEVTVGKRRSMGVIFHDAK; encoded by the coding sequence ATGAGTATTAAAGAAAGAATTGCCGGCCTGAACTGGGCCGGCATTTCCAATTCGATGGATAGCAAAGGTTATGCGCTAGTAAAAAATGTATTAAGGGCTGATGAGTGTGACAACCTTACTGCTCAATACACCAATGAGCAGTTATACCGCAAAACTATAGTGATGGAGCATCATCAGTATGGGCTGGGGGAGTATAAATATTTTAAATATCCTTTGCCCACCTTGATACAGCAGCTGCGGGAGAATGTTTATCCCCAACTGGTGCCCATTGCAAACAGGTGGATGCAGTACCTGGATAAGGAACAGCGTTTCCCCGATACTTTAGATGAATTGCTGGAGCATTGCCATGAGCATGAACAGCTACGGCCAACACCCCTGATATTGCAATATTCCCAGGGTGGCTATAATGCCATGCACCAGGATTTGTACGGCGAAGTGTTTTTCCCGATGCAGCTGGTTTTTATACTGGACGAACCAGGCCATGACTATGAAGGTGGTGAATTTATACTGATGGAGCAAAAGCCAAGGGCACAATCGCGTGCCATGGTGCTGAAGCCAGGTAAGGGCGATATGCTGCTATTTACCACCAGTTATCGCCCGGCCAAAGGCAGTACTGGCTATCACCGCATAAATATGAAACATGGAGTAGGTGAGGTCACCGTGGGTAAACGCCGCAGCATGGGTGTCATTTTTCATGATGCCAAATGA
- a CDS encoding Ada metal-binding domain-containing protein, which translates to MIRHLELGDKAFVRGRKLKQLLDTEQIRFGGNARLKIYGTMSCNSGKRMKPENRVFFASEAEAESLGYRPCGHCMTAEYRKWKQGNPQYN; encoded by the coding sequence ATGATCAGGCATCTTGAATTGGGTGATAAAGCCTTTGTCCGCGGCAGAAAGCTAAAACAACTGCTCGATACTGAACAAATCAGATTTGGCGGCAATGCCCGTCTTAAAATTTATGGTACAATGAGCTGTAATTCAGGAAAACGGATGAAGCCGGAGAACCGTGTTTTCTTTGCTTCGGAAGCAGAGGCTGAAAGTTTGGGATATCGTCCATGCGGGCATTGTATGACCGCGGAATACAGGAAATGGAAACAGGGAAATCCCCAATATAATTAA